The following proteins are encoded in a genomic region of Microbacterium sp. NC79:
- a CDS encoding glycosyltransferase family 2 protein has protein sequence MPDSLTRWLFVDTPIEVRVLFFVVLLIAISAFISVVTLAIMAARARRARKRAHPAGQVSESDFLWVFMVPALNEEVTIADSVGRLLQTQATNRVILAINDGSDDTTGEVLERLACDDLHVLTRTAPDARTGKAAAINNAYSFLQSVILTQERYRHFSPDRVIVGIVDADGRLAVDAPEKVAWHFADEQVGGVQVLVRIYNRRGFLTWAQDVEFSAFGHVFQAARSAWGTANMGGNGQFNRLSALADIVEGEGPWRDRLTEDQDLGVRLMQAGWRGTQENGATINQQGLNSLRRLLRQRTRWAQGAWQSLSLLSGTARVHASLPARIDVIYYLLTPIIQLATGLALIATIVLAVVHDLPLVPSTALGLILFFSIGFGPGFIVLLSRGTGIKQIGYALLVILPYTFYSWLVFPALIRSLARHLLRRESWAKTAREPLRSEADAAA, from the coding sequence ATGCCTGACTCGTTGACCAGATGGCTGTTCGTCGACACCCCCATCGAGGTGCGCGTGCTCTTCTTCGTGGTTCTCCTGATCGCGATATCAGCCTTCATCTCGGTAGTCACCCTTGCGATCATGGCCGCACGCGCACGTCGCGCTCGCAAGCGCGCTCATCCCGCAGGGCAAGTGAGCGAAAGCGACTTTCTCTGGGTGTTTATGGTTCCGGCGCTCAACGAGGAGGTCACGATTGCCGACAGCGTCGGGCGGCTTCTGCAAACCCAAGCGACGAACCGCGTCATTCTTGCTATCAACGATGGTTCCGATGACACAACCGGGGAGGTGCTGGAACGGTTGGCGTGCGACGACCTGCACGTTTTGACACGCACAGCTCCCGACGCCCGCACGGGCAAAGCCGCAGCGATTAACAATGCGTACTCGTTTCTCCAGTCCGTCATCTTGACGCAGGAGCGATACCGGCATTTCTCCCCCGATCGCGTCATCGTCGGAATCGTCGATGCCGATGGCCGTCTCGCCGTCGACGCGCCGGAGAAGGTCGCCTGGCACTTTGCGGATGAACAGGTCGGTGGTGTGCAGGTGCTCGTGCGCATTTACAACCGCCGGGGCTTTCTCACGTGGGCGCAAGACGTCGAGTTCAGCGCCTTCGGTCATGTCTTCCAAGCCGCGCGGTCTGCGTGGGGTACAGCGAACATGGGAGGCAACGGTCAGTTCAACCGTCTCTCGGCGCTTGCCGACATCGTGGAGGGTGAGGGCCCGTGGCGCGACCGCCTCACAGAAGACCAAGACCTCGGTGTGCGGCTGATGCAAGCAGGCTGGCGCGGCACGCAGGAGAACGGCGCAACGATCAACCAACAAGGCCTTAACAGTTTGCGCAGGCTCCTCAGGCAACGCACGCGGTGGGCGCAAGGCGCCTGGCAATCGCTCTCTCTTCTCTCAGGGACGGCCCGCGTACACGCCTCCCTCCCCGCACGCATCGACGTGATCTACTACCTTCTGACGCCGATCATCCAGTTGGCCACCGGGCTCGCGCTGATCGCCACCATCGTGTTGGCAGTCGTACATGACCTTCCGCTGGTTCCGTCCACCGCGCTCGGCCTCATCCTGTTCTTCAGCATTGGCTTCGGCCCCGGCTTTATCGTGTTGCTGTCTCGAGGCACAGGCATCAAGCAAATTGGGTACGCACTGCTGGTGATACTGCCCTATACGTTTTACTCCTGGCTGGTGTTCCCCGCGCTCATCCGCAGCCTTGCTCGTCATCTGCTTCGTCGCGAAAGCTGGGCGAAGACGGCACGGGAACCATTGCGCTCAGAAGCAGACGCGGCGGCATGA